One part of the Mariniblastus fucicola genome encodes these proteins:
- a CDS encoding GDSL-type esterase/lipase family protein, with amino-acid sequence MRLSVCLIVLWLATVASIASAQNEQPDNPVANAFFSAHKVVFLGDSITWQGEFLATLEESLIANGKPFPKILNFGLQSETCSGDSEPAHPWPRPNVHERLGRLLEKVQPDLLVVNFGMNDGIYHPFDQTRFENYQAGINKIIEAADNSGGKLKVILVTPPPFDALPLKQKGALVGADAKSFSWTEVYENYDEDVLAVYANWILEQKDRVAGCIDLRTPMLADLARRRESNPDFFYAADGVHVDSQGHKLIGQSIAEALGVTPSQHSNAELFQLIRQRQCILRDSGLETVGHKRPNVKKGLPPEEAAAEAAKLNERLAEIVDQQKQTQDAK; translated from the coding sequence ATGAGACTATCAGTTTGCTTGATCGTATTGTGGTTAGCGACCGTCGCTTCGATCGCTTCCGCTCAGAATGAACAGCCAGACAATCCGGTTGCCAACGCATTTTTCAGTGCGCACAAGGTCGTGTTTCTTGGTGATTCGATCACTTGGCAGGGAGAGTTTCTGGCAACGCTCGAAGAATCGCTGATCGCCAACGGAAAACCGTTTCCGAAGATTCTCAACTTTGGACTGCAAAGCGAAACTTGCTCTGGCGATTCCGAGCCCGCACATCCTTGGCCGCGGCCGAATGTTCATGAACGTCTTGGAAGGCTGTTGGAGAAAGTCCAACCCGATCTGCTGGTCGTGAATTTCGGAATGAACGACGGAATCTACCATCCGTTCGACCAGACCCGCTTCGAAAACTACCAGGCTGGGATCAACAAAATCATCGAAGCCGCGGACAACTCGGGTGGAAAACTGAAAGTCATTTTGGTCACGCCGCCACCGTTCGATGCGCTTCCGTTGAAGCAGAAAGGCGCCTTGGTTGGAGCAGACGCAAAATCTTTCAGCTGGACTGAAGTTTACGAGAACTACGACGAAGATGTCCTTGCGGTTTACGCCAACTGGATCCTCGAGCAGAAAGACCGGGTCGCGGGCTGCATCGATTTGCGGACACCGATGTTGGCGGACCTAGCGCGGCGCCGCGAATCCAATCCCGATTTCTTTTATGCAGCCGATGGGGTGCACGTTGATTCCCAAGGTCACAAATTGATCGGCCAATCCATCGCAGAGGCGTTAGGAGTGACGCCTTCGCAGCATTCCAATGCGGAGCTTTTTCAATTGATCCGTCAACGACAGTGCATTCTTCGCGACAGCGGACTCGAGACTGTCGGGCACAAACGCCCGAATGTTAAAAAAGGGTTGCCGCCCGAAGAGGCCGCGGCAGAAGCTGCTAAATTGAATGAACGGCTGGCCGAAATTGTCGATCAGCAGAAACAAACGCAGGACGCTAAATGA
- a CDS encoding HD domain-containing protein, translating into MNELLSIPEIQSLEVSDGLLRIPSQIDVPVTSRVTRIIDTPVFQRLKRISQLGLVAFVYPAANHSRFEHSLGVFRNCLLFVKQLAWQPRFCELVSAEQVEALLLAALLHDVGHWPFCHPIEDMGLDGVPRHENLAQQWLADDELQSCIGEDWNACPELVTRIITRKTETKSERLLASILSGPIDIDKLDYLYRDSLHAGVPYGQNLDTARLVRSLCLNESGDALAISTKGRTAAELMVFARYVMFSEIYWHHAVRSATAMLQRAFFRSKSAAEPVDWEKEFQLGESDFVLGWRARSQQSESVHSLLEGLFSQRRRLYKRAANFSFVENESLYRALAQRKYADLTDVGEQLAKAIAIECGQELDADDVLIDAPPAKLEVQFNIDIFDARSESWRPLGEVSPMIHTLAKKQFDDYVKRVRVFCKPELAATLADIDIVKLLEGIV; encoded by the coding sequence ATGAACGAACTGCTCTCGATTCCGGAAATTCAGTCGCTGGAGGTCAGCGATGGTTTGCTGCGAATCCCCAGCCAGATCGATGTTCCGGTGACGTCTCGTGTGACTCGAATCATCGACACACCGGTCTTTCAACGACTGAAACGAATCAGCCAACTGGGCTTGGTGGCTTTCGTCTATCCCGCGGCCAACCATTCGCGGTTCGAGCACTCACTGGGCGTGTTTCGAAACTGCTTGCTGTTCGTCAAACAACTCGCTTGGCAGCCTCGATTTTGCGAGCTTGTTTCTGCCGAACAAGTCGAGGCCCTGTTGCTGGCGGCGTTGCTTCATGACGTAGGCCATTGGCCGTTTTGTCATCCGATCGAAGACATGGGACTGGACGGAGTCCCGCGACACGAAAACCTTGCGCAGCAATGGCTGGCGGATGATGAACTTCAGTCGTGCATCGGGGAAGACTGGAACGCGTGTCCGGAACTGGTGACTCGAATCATCACGCGGAAAACAGAAACGAAGTCCGAGCGACTGTTGGCTTCGATCCTTTCTGGCCCGATCGACATCGACAAACTTGACTATCTCTATCGCGACAGCCTTCACGCAGGCGTCCCGTACGGACAAAACCTCGACACCGCGCGGCTCGTTCGTAGCCTGTGCCTCAACGAGTCCGGCGACGCGCTCGCGATCAGCACCAAAGGTCGGACGGCAGCGGAACTGATGGTGTTTGCTCGCTACGTCATGTTCAGCGAGATTTATTGGCACCACGCGGTACGCAGTGCCACCGCGATGTTGCAGCGAGCTTTTTTTCGCTCCAAATCGGCGGCAGAACCGGTGGATTGGGAGAAAGAATTCCAGCTTGGCGAAAGCGATTTTGTGCTGGGCTGGCGAGCCCGAAGTCAGCAATCCGAGTCCGTTCACTCTTTGTTGGAAGGTCTCTTTTCTCAGCGTCGTCGACTGTACAAGCGAGCTGCGAATTTCAGCTTCGTCGAAAACGAGTCGTTGTATCGTGCTCTGGCTCAACGAAAATACGCAGATTTGACCGACGTCGGAGAGCAGCTCGCGAAAGCCATTGCAATTGAATGCGGTCAGGAATTGGATGCGGACGATGTGCTTATCGACGCTCCGCCGGCAAAGCTGGAAGTACAGTTCAACATCGATATTTTCGATGCACGATCCGAATCGTGGCGGCCGCTTGGCGAGGTTTCGCCTATGATTCACACTTTGGCCAAAAAGCAGTTTGACGACTATGTCAAACGAGTTCGTGTTTTCTGCAAACCAGAACTCGCAGCCACACTTGCAGACATCGACATCGTGAAACTGCTTGAAGGAATTGTTTGA
- the mog gene encoding molybdopterin adenylyltransferase translates to MSQPASFGVLTVSDRATRGEYEDRGGPAIREYLERVVKSEWSDVSRLVTDDVPEIVSALRELCETCCVVITTGGTGPAARDVTPEATEQVCEKMMPGFGEAMRAVSLLKVPTAILSRQTAGICGHSLVINLPGSPKAIAECLDAVFAAVPYCVDLIGGPFIETHEEHIDAFRPKKK, encoded by the coding sequence ATGAGCCAACCTGCTTCATTCGGTGTGCTCACGGTTTCCGACAGGGCGACGCGAGGAGAGTACGAAGATCGCGGCGGTCCAGCGATCCGCGAGTATCTTGAACGCGTTGTCAAATCCGAATGGTCCGACGTTTCCAGGCTGGTGACTGACGATGTGCCAGAAATTGTTTCAGCGCTGCGTGAGCTGTGCGAAACATGCTGTGTCGTGATCACGACTGGCGGGACGGGACCCGCGGCGCGAGACGTAACTCCGGAGGCCACGGAGCAGGTTTGCGAGAAAATGATGCCGGGTTTTGGCGAAGCAATGCGAGCGGTTTCGCTGTTAAAGGTTCCGACTGCGATTCTCTCGCGTCAGACCGCGGGCATTTGCGGCCACTCATTAGTCATCAATCTGCCTGGCAGCCCGAAAGCGATTGCGGAATGCCTGGATGCTGTTTTCGCTGCGGTTCCGTACTGCGTTGATTTGATCGGTGGCCCGTTTATCGAAACGCACGAAGAGCACATCGACGCATTTCGGCCTAAGAAAAAATAG
- the surE gene encoding 5'/3'-nucleotidase SurE — MKILITNDDGFFAEGLQALAAEISKHADVFIVAPSIEQSGISQAITFMRPLNPKPVEDDSDNLIGYTVNGTPADCVKLGLHELCPFKPDLIVSGINNGLNVGVNVCHSGTVGGAFAASMFDVPAISLSVESSDNPLFENVASLAWPTIKRLAEADLPPRTVSNINFPSIVAERNEVTEVLAVPVETNPLGYQFQSGRDPKDKPYFWATNHPAPKPSPFLTDTQAVRQGYVTLSMIAYNPNHNQGNELLATMFASEPSEHHKS; from the coding sequence ATGAAAATACTTATTACCAACGACGATGGATTCTTTGCCGAAGGACTCCAAGCTCTCGCTGCCGAAATCAGCAAACATGCCGACGTTTTTATCGTCGCGCCAAGTATCGAGCAGAGCGGGATCAGCCAGGCGATTACGTTCATGAGACCGTTGAACCCCAAGCCCGTCGAAGATGATTCCGACAATCTGATCGGCTACACGGTCAACGGCACGCCGGCCGATTGCGTGAAACTTGGCTTGCACGAGCTTTGCCCGTTCAAGCCGGATCTTATCGTCAGCGGCATCAACAATGGGTTGAACGTCGGCGTCAACGTTTGCCATTCGGGCACCGTCGGAGGAGCCTTTGCCGCTTCCATGTTTGACGTCCCGGCGATCTCGCTTAGCGTTGAGTCGAGCGACAATCCGCTGTTTGAAAACGTGGCCTCTCTGGCGTGGCCGACCATCAAGCGACTTGCCGAAGCCGACCTTCCGCCTCGCACGGTCTCGAATATCAACTTCCCTTCAATCGTTGCGGAACGAAATGAAGTCACCGAAGTTCTTGCGGTGCCAGTCGAAACGAATCCGCTGGGCTACCAGTTTCAATCTGGCCGCGACCCGAAAGACAAACCGTACTTCTGGGCGACGAACCACCCGGCTCCCAAGCCGTCTCCGTTTCTGACTGACACTCAGGCAGTCCGACAAGGCTACGTAACGCTTTCAATGATTGCGTATAATCCAAACCACAACCAAGGCAACGAATTGCTGGCCACGATGTTCGCGTCAGAACCCTCGGAGCACCACAAATCATGA
- a CDS encoding ABC transporter ATP-binding protein: MIRAESFSKSYEKAVAVDDLSFQVNAGQVLGLVGRNGAGKTTTLKSIAGIIPLSAGRLLVDDFEVTADPIAVKQRSAYVPDDPHLFNDLTVEQHLLFTAGVYGIENPHHEIDRLLATFELLDKRHTAASGLSRGMKQKLAISCALLQQPSALLLDEPMTGLDPQGIRNLKATILEQAKCGTAIIISSHLLAMVEDICSDVMILENGKRKFFGRIEELKEQFAGDSNSELRTLEEIYFATMEMVPESDEAKLPKAEPDDSECGERFAAEK; the protein is encoded by the coding sequence ATGATTCGCGCCGAATCGTTCAGCAAATCGTATGAGAAAGCAGTCGCCGTCGACGATCTCTCCTTTCAGGTCAATGCCGGACAGGTGCTTGGTCTGGTGGGGCGAAACGGAGCCGGGAAAACCACCACGCTAAAATCAATTGCTGGCATCATCCCGTTGAGTGCGGGGCGGCTTCTGGTCGACGATTTCGAAGTCACCGCGGACCCAATTGCTGTTAAGCAACGCAGCGCCTACGTGCCAGACGATCCCCATCTGTTTAACGATCTGACCGTCGAACAACATCTGCTGTTTACCGCGGGTGTCTATGGAATCGAAAATCCGCATCACGAAATTGATCGGTTGCTCGCAACGTTCGAGTTGCTGGACAAGCGACATACCGCAGCGTCCGGGTTGTCTCGCGGCATGAAACAAAAGCTCGCGATCAGCTGTGCCCTTCTTCAGCAACCGTCCGCATTGTTGCTGGACGAGCCAATGACGGGCTTGGACCCGCAAGGTATCCGCAACCTGAAGGCAACGATCCTGGAGCAGGCGAAATGTGGGACTGCGATCATTATCAGCTCGCATTTACTGGCAATGGTCGAAGACATTTGCTCGGACGTCATGATCCTTGAAAACGGCAAACGAAAATTCTTCGGTCGAATCGAAGAACTCAAAGAACAGTTTGCCGGTGACTCGAACAGCGAACTGCGAACGCTCGAAGAAATCTACTTTGCGACCATGGAGATGGTTCCGGAATCTGACGAAGCGAAGTTACCGAAGGCTGAGCCAGACGACAGCGAATGCGGCGAACGATTTGCTGCGGAGAAGTAG
- a CDS encoding GGDEF domain-containing protein yields MSFNELQAWIIPIAWSLAAVGVGLICGFFAGRTFALSNEPRRLKRDRARTMEALMTVINSTNQLNSDVTDHNTALQNAESEIQQCESSAQVVDMQDSLVHNIRKIVAANQKMENDLVVSKFQLEETAQELDRSRKEARTDALCKVANRKAVDETLTFMVSRFRSQKKSFGLMLIDIDHFKRINDTFGHDAGDEVLISVGKALKECVRPEDFVGRLGGDEFVLMLEGLTEANAELVGKRIRSTIELYNFSVGSRGQSTVVTLSMGLAVIKLSDDAKSLYRRADQALYRSKELGRNQLFTIVENSNQPPNPQPASSPVATYEQFKATLDGDL; encoded by the coding sequence ATGTCTTTTAACGAATTACAAGCGTGGATCATCCCCATCGCATGGTCACTTGCGGCCGTCGGTGTCGGCTTGATTTGTGGATTTTTCGCCGGACGCACTTTCGCATTGTCCAACGAACCACGGCGACTGAAGCGAGACCGTGCGCGGACGATGGAAGCGCTGATGACGGTCATCAACAGCACCAACCAACTCAACAGTGACGTCACCGATCATAACACCGCGCTTCAAAACGCGGAATCGGAGATCCAGCAATGCGAGTCCAGCGCTCAAGTCGTCGATATGCAGGATTCGCTGGTTCACAACATCCGAAAGATCGTTGCTGCCAACCAAAAAATGGAAAACGACCTGGTCGTATCCAAATTCCAACTTGAAGAAACCGCACAAGAACTTGATCGCAGTCGCAAAGAAGCCAGAACGGACGCGCTTTGCAAAGTCGCCAACCGGAAAGCCGTTGATGAAACGCTGACCTTTATGGTGTCGCGATTCCGCAGCCAGAAAAAGTCGTTTGGCTTGATGCTGATCGACATCGATCACTTTAAACGAATTAACGATACGTTCGGCCATGACGCCGGAGACGAAGTACTGATTAGCGTCGGGAAAGCCCTGAAAGAATGCGTTCGACCGGAGGACTTTGTCGGAAGACTGGGCGGAGACGAATTCGTGCTGATGCTCGAAGGGCTCACTGAGGCCAATGCAGAACTTGTTGGAAAACGAATCCGCTCAACCATCGAACTTTACAACTTCAGTGTCGGAAGCCGAGGCCAATCGACGGTCGTGACGCTCAGCATGGGCCTCGCCGTGATCAAACTCAGCGACGACGCAAAATCACTATATCGCAGAGCCGATCAGGCGCTTTACCGCTCCAAAGAACTGGGGCGAAACCAGCTGTTTACGATCGTCGAAAACTCCAATCAGCCACCAAACCCACAACCCGCCAGTTCGCCAGTCGCGACCTACGAGCAATTCAAAGCAACGCTCGACGGGGACCTTTAA
- a CDS encoding 3-oxoacyl-ACP synthase III encodes MRYQNVCLESIGYLLPQEIWTTDDVEQKLAPLYERLKLPEGRLELMTGISERRFWDRGVMPGRLSVESCRLAIEAADVDVSQIGCLIHGSVCRDFLEPATACSVHHKVGLAADCMIYDVSNACLGILSGMIQAANMIELGQIKAALIVGSEGGRQLVENTIRTLNEDRSLTRKSIKNAIASLTIGSASCAVLLTHESISQSKNRLVGAAVRASTQHHELCQSHEDQVGASMAPLMETDSEALMKAGVATGVDTLAPFLAATQWQVSDLDRTVCHQVGTAHQKMMLESLSIDSNIDYATFSWLGNTGSAALPSALAVACEKEFIQPGHKVGLLGIGSGINCTMMGVEWNESRIKSKVAF; translated from the coding sequence ATGCGCTATCAAAACGTCTGCCTCGAATCGATTGGCTATCTGCTTCCGCAGGAGATCTGGACCACCGACGACGTTGAACAAAAACTGGCTCCGCTCTACGAACGACTGAAGCTTCCCGAAGGTCGTCTGGAGCTGATGACCGGAATATCAGAGCGGCGATTTTGGGACCGTGGCGTGATGCCAGGGCGGCTTAGTGTCGAAAGTTGTCGGCTGGCGATCGAAGCGGCCGACGTCGATGTCTCTCAAATCGGATGCCTGATCCACGGGTCCGTCTGTCGGGACTTCCTCGAACCGGCGACTGCCTGTTCGGTACATCACAAGGTAGGCCTTGCGGCTGACTGCATGATTTACGATGTCTCAAACGCGTGCTTGGGGATTCTGTCCGGCATGATTCAGGCCGCGAACATGATCGAGCTCGGCCAGATCAAAGCAGCATTGATCGTTGGCAGCGAAGGCGGTCGACAGCTCGTTGAAAACACGATTCGGACGTTGAATGAGGATCGAAGTCTGACTCGCAAGAGTATCAAGAATGCGATTGCCAGTTTGACGATCGGTTCGGCCAGCTGCGCAGTTTTGCTTACTCACGAATCGATCAGTCAGTCGAAAAACCGACTTGTTGGCGCGGCCGTCCGAGCCAGCACGCAGCATCATGAGCTTTGCCAAAGCCATGAAGACCAGGTGGGTGCGTCGATGGCTCCGCTGATGGAAACAGATTCCGAGGCGTTGATGAAAGCCGGCGTCGCGACCGGAGTCGATACGCTGGCTCCGTTTCTCGCGGCAACGCAATGGCAAGTCAGCGACTTGGACCGAACGGTCTGTCACCAGGTTGGGACGGCTCATCAGAAGATGATGTTGGAGTCGCTTTCGATCGACTCAAACATCGATTATGCGACGTTTTCGTGGCTGGGCAACACGGGTTCCGCCGCCCTGCCCTCCGCGCTCGCGGTGGCCTGTGAAAAGGAGTTCATTCAGCCTGGCCACAAAGTTGGTTTGCTGGGAATTGGTTCCGGAATCAACTGCACGATGATGGGCGTCGAGTGGAACGAGAGCCGAATCAAGTCAAAGGTTGCGTTTTAA
- the polX gene encoding DNA polymerase/3'-5' exonuclease PolX, with protein sequence MDNQKIAKTLDQLADLLEFTGANAFRLRAYRNGARVIRDMSDSIESQIAAGDDLTKLDGIGKSVAQKCIELCETGTLQQLEELLEDVPRTVLDLLNVPKMGPKKAAAVFNELGVETLDQLKAACEAGEVQQLSGFGAKTEKAILEGIAIAVEANQRILWAHADRIAEKIREYMKACKAIDQLEFAGSYRRGKETVGDLDILATSTDAEAVMNHFGTYEDITSTIVRGDTKMAVRLDDEFQVDLRVVPKESFGAALQYFTGSKEHNVVVRGKAKSKGLKVNEWGVYKVDGDSEEWIAGETEADVYATLGLPVFEPETREARKEFEWAENGDLPKLICEKDIRGDLHMHTTATDGKNSIEEMADAAKARGLKYIAITDHSKRVSMANGLDEGRLLEQWETIDAINAAADDSFVILKGIECDILENGDMDLPDSVLAQGDWIIASLHYGQSQPRQQITDRIIGAIQNPHVTMIAHPTGRLLNKREPYDVDIEAVFQAAKDTGTLLELNANPKRLDLNDRYLIAAKSHGIPIVINTDSHKTAGFGDLKYGIKQARRGCLTKSDVANTKTLKQLLKLIKNG encoded by the coding sequence ATGGATAATCAAAAAATCGCAAAGACTCTCGATCAACTGGCAGACCTCCTTGAGTTTACCGGAGCCAACGCGTTTCGTCTTCGGGCCTATCGAAATGGTGCGCGTGTGATTCGCGACATGTCGGACTCGATCGAAAGCCAAATTGCTGCTGGAGACGACCTCACGAAGCTGGACGGAATCGGGAAAAGCGTTGCTCAAAAATGTATCGAGCTTTGCGAAACCGGAACGTTACAGCAGCTGGAGGAATTGCTGGAAGATGTTCCTCGGACTGTGCTGGATTTGCTCAACGTCCCCAAAATGGGCCCCAAAAAAGCCGCCGCGGTCTTCAACGAGCTTGGAGTGGAAACGCTGGATCAACTTAAAGCAGCCTGTGAAGCCGGCGAAGTCCAACAGCTGTCCGGTTTCGGCGCGAAAACCGAGAAAGCCATCCTCGAAGGAATCGCGATCGCGGTGGAAGCCAATCAGCGAATCCTGTGGGCTCACGCGGACCGAATTGCAGAGAAAATCCGTGAATACATGAAAGCCTGCAAAGCGATCGACCAGCTTGAATTCGCCGGAAGTTATCGACGCGGCAAGGAAACCGTCGGCGACCTCGACATCCTCGCCACGTCTACGGATGCCGAAGCTGTAATGAATCATTTCGGAACGTACGAAGACATTACGTCGACGATCGTCCGTGGGGATACCAAGATGGCAGTGCGGCTGGATGATGAATTTCAAGTCGATTTGAGAGTCGTGCCCAAGGAATCGTTCGGAGCGGCGCTGCAGTATTTCACGGGCTCCAAGGAGCACAATGTCGTCGTTCGCGGAAAAGCAAAATCCAAAGGGCTGAAGGTCAACGAGTGGGGCGTTTACAAGGTCGATGGCGATTCGGAGGAATGGATCGCAGGCGAAACAGAGGCTGATGTTTATGCGACGCTGGGGTTGCCGGTTTTCGAGCCGGAAACTCGTGAGGCCCGCAAGGAGTTTGAATGGGCTGAGAATGGTGATCTTCCTAAGTTGATTTGCGAAAAAGACATCCGTGGCGATCTCCACATGCACACGACGGCAACGGACGGGAAGAACTCAATCGAAGAAATGGCAGACGCTGCCAAGGCGCGCGGGCTGAAGTACATCGCAATTACCGACCATTCGAAACGAGTCTCGATGGCGAACGGACTGGATGAAGGTCGTCTGCTGGAACAGTGGGAAACGATCGATGCGATCAACGCTGCGGCAGATGACTCATTCGTGATTCTCAAAGGTATCGAGTGCGACATCCTTGAAAACGGCGACATGGATCTGCCGGATTCCGTGCTGGCACAAGGCGACTGGATCATTGCCAGTTTGCACTACGGTCAATCCCAACCACGGCAACAGATTACCGATCGTATTATCGGGGCGATTCAAAATCCTCACGTGACGATGATCGCTCACCCAACGGGCCGGTTGCTAAATAAGCGGGAACCGTACGATGTGGATATCGAAGCCGTTTTTCAGGCGGCGAAAGACACGGGCACGCTGCTGGAGTTGAACGCCAATCCGAAGCGGCTGGATTTGAACGACCGCTATTTGATTGCCGCGAAATCGCACGGGATTCCGATCGTGATCAACACGGATTCGCACAAGACCGCCGGTTTCGGTGACTTGAAATATGGAATCAAGCAGGCGCGACGCGGATGCCTCACCAAGTCCGATGTTGCGAACACCAAAACGCTTAAACAGCTTCTGAAGCTGATCAAAAACGGCTGA
- a CDS encoding cysteine desulfurase family protein has product MIVAIAFEARKSCLAFGATRTASASPTSENFVKQIYLDYNATTPIDASVVEAMMPFFQTHFGNPSSTHSVGRAAREAIEDARAKVSALIGCDRDEVIFTGGGTEASNMAIKGVMFAGGEPGGHMITTAIEHPATIEPARFVERLGCELTVVGCDENGVVDPQAIADAIRPDTRLVSVMHANNEIGTIQPIREIAEICHEKSVVVHADASQSIGKIPAFVDQLDVDLMTVAGHKFYAPKGIGVLFVREGLDIESLLHGAGHEGGLRAGTENTPYIVGLGRAAFLAASLLDESSGISATLRDKFWKTISSNVPRAVAHGMQAERLPNTLSIAFPNVSGAEMLSRVPEVCASLGAACHSSGEHRSGTLHAMGVDQDLMRGTIRFSFGRSSNAEEAERAAMLMVDAWETLKS; this is encoded by the coding sequence GTGATTGTTGCAATCGCGTTTGAAGCTCGCAAGTCGTGCCTCGCATTTGGAGCAACCCGAACCGCTTCGGCTTCGCCTACCTCGGAGAACTTTGTGAAACAGATTTACCTCGACTACAACGCCACCACGCCGATCGACGCCTCGGTTGTGGAAGCCATGATGCCGTTTTTCCAGACTCATTTCGGGAACCCGTCCAGCACTCACAGCGTCGGCCGCGCCGCCAGAGAAGCCATCGAAGACGCACGGGCAAAAGTCTCTGCTCTGATCGGCTGCGACCGTGACGAAGTCATCTTCACCGGCGGTGGAACCGAAGCCAGCAATATGGCGATCAAGGGAGTCATGTTTGCTGGTGGCGAACCTGGCGGGCACATGATCACGACCGCGATCGAACATCCGGCAACCATCGAACCGGCTCGCTTCGTTGAAAGATTGGGCTGTGAGTTGACCGTGGTTGGCTGCGACGAAAATGGCGTCGTCGATCCACAGGCGATCGCTGACGCAATTCGCCCGGATACGCGACTGGTCAGCGTGATGCATGCCAACAATGAAATCGGCACGATTCAGCCCATTCGAGAAATCGCCGAAATCTGCCATGAAAAATCAGTCGTCGTGCATGCCGATGCGTCGCAGTCGATTGGAAAGATCCCGGCGTTCGTCGATCAGCTTGATGTGGATTTGATGACCGTTGCCGGACACAAGTTTTACGCGCCCAAGGGCATCGGAGTGCTGTTTGTTCGCGAAGGCCTGGACATCGAGTCATTGCTTCACGGCGCCGGGCACGAAGGCGGACTGCGAGCGGGAACCGAGAACACACCATACATTGTCGGGCTTGGACGAGCGGCATTTCTTGCGGCATCTTTGCTGGACGAGTCGTCCGGAATCAGCGCGACGCTACGAGACAAGTTCTGGAAAACGATCTCCAGCAACGTCCCCAGAGCGGTGGCTCATGGAATGCAGGCGGAACGGTTGCCGAACACGTTGAGCATCGCGTTCCCAAATGTTTCAGGAGCTGAAATGCTTTCGCGCGTCCCCGAAGTTTGCGCTTCGCTTGGTGCAGCGTGCCACAGTTCTGGCGAACATCGATCCGGCACACTTCACGCGATGGGCGTCGATCAGGATCTGATGCGAGGCACGATTCGATTCAGTTTTGGCCGTTCGTCAAACGCAGAAGAGGCCGAACGGGCCGCGATGCTGATGGTTGACGCGTGGGAAACTCTGAAATCCTGA